One stretch of Streptomyces hygroscopicus DNA includes these proteins:
- a CDS encoding peptide ABC transporter ATP-binding protein — protein sequence MTAAVASVEASRDDAVLDISGLVRHFTGPAGTVKAVDGVSLSIGRGEIVGLVGESGSGKSTVGRCAVRLDRPTAGSVTINGREVTRLSRRALRPLRKDFHLVFQDPSSSLDPRMTVGAIVAQPLRLHRLASGDALRDRVAALLAQVGLRPELARRRPHELSGGQRQRVSIARALSVDPQLLVADEPTSALDVSVQASVLNLLADLQRERRFGCLFITHDLAAVEYLADRIAVMYLGQLVEQAPAAELFADPKHPYTQALLSAAPVPDPAAQRSRARIVLSGELPSPLDPPPGCRFHTRCPLAVDRCRTEPPTLRGLAGGGGRQVSCHLVADDGTAPDASAAP from the coding sequence GCGGTCGACGGGGTCAGCCTCAGCATCGGCCGGGGCGAGATCGTCGGCCTGGTCGGGGAGTCCGGCAGCGGCAAGTCCACGGTGGGGCGGTGCGCCGTACGGCTGGACCGGCCGACCGCGGGTAGCGTGACGATCAACGGCCGCGAGGTGACCCGGCTGTCGAGACGGGCGCTGCGTCCGCTGCGCAAGGACTTCCACCTGGTCTTCCAGGACCCGTCCTCCTCGCTCGACCCCCGGATGACCGTGGGCGCCATCGTCGCCCAGCCGCTGCGGCTGCACCGCCTGGCGTCCGGCGACGCGCTGCGCGACCGGGTCGCCGCGCTGCTGGCCCAGGTGGGGCTGCGGCCCGAACTGGCGCGGCGGCGGCCCCATGAGCTCTCCGGCGGGCAGCGGCAGCGGGTCTCGATCGCCCGCGCGCTGTCGGTCGATCCACAGCTACTCGTGGCCGACGAGCCGACGTCGGCGCTGGACGTCTCCGTCCAGGCATCCGTGCTCAACCTGCTGGCCGATCTGCAGCGGGAGCGGCGCTTCGGCTGTCTGTTCATCACCCATGACCTGGCCGCCGTCGAATACCTCGCCGACCGGATCGCCGTGATGTATCTGGGGCAGCTCGTGGAACAGGCCCCGGCCGCCGAGCTGTTCGCCGACCCCAAGCATCCGTACACCCAGGCACTGCTGTCCGCGGCCCCGGTGCCGGACCCGGCCGCGCAGCGCTCGCGCGCCCGGATCGTGCTCAGCGGAGAGCTGCCCAGTCCGCTGGATCCGCCTCCGGGCTGCCGCTTCCACACCCGCTGTCCGCTCGCCGTCGACCGCTGCCGCACCGAGCCGCCCACGCTGCGCGGGCTTGCGGGCGGCGGCGGTCGGCAGGTCTCCTGCCATCTGGTGGCGGACGACGGAACGGCGCCGGACGCCTCGGCGGCACCATGA
- a CDS encoding gamma-glutamyltransferase: protein MFTTRPTLQGTHGMVSSTHWLASQSAMAVLEDGGNAFDAAVAAGFVLHVVEPHLNGPAGEVPIILAPAGGEPTVLCGQGPAPAGATIDHYTALGLDLVPGTGPLAAAVPGAFDAWMVLLRDHGTKRLAEVLRYAIGYAEHGHPAVERIGETVEAVRELFETEWTTSAELYLPDGESPAAGRLLTNPALAATWRRLIAEAEAAGPGRETQIEAARRVWREGFIAKELADAAARPAMDSSGQRHAGTLTGDDLAAFEATYEAPVSHSWNGWTVCKAGPWSQGPVLLQQLALLPDGLTADDLGTPDFLHTLIEGGKLAMADREAWYGDAADVPLTELLSRPYNDERRRLIGEGASYELRPGHPGGRTPRLSKQALAAVARAASGAAGPVAGPGGGEPTVGGPDLGPALGGPAVGGPAPGEPVVDPNGVTRGDTCHLDVVDRWGNMVAATPSGGWLQSNPVIPALGFPLGTRLQMTWLDPGLPNSLTPGRRPRTTLTPSLALRGDTPVMAFGTPGGDQQDQWSTHFFLGVALRAPVRSGLDLQGAIDAPNWHQESFPGSFHPRAMMAGRVVVESRVGEAAVAELRRRGHDVVVGGPWSEGRLCAVARDPETGVLLAAANPRGAQGYAVGR from the coding sequence ATGTTCACCACCCGGCCCACCCTGCAGGGCACCCATGGCATGGTGTCCTCCACCCACTGGCTGGCCTCGCAGTCCGCCATGGCCGTCCTGGAGGACGGCGGCAATGCCTTCGACGCGGCCGTGGCCGCCGGGTTCGTCCTGCATGTGGTCGAGCCGCATCTGAACGGGCCCGCCGGTGAGGTGCCGATCATCCTCGCCCCGGCGGGCGGCGAACCCACCGTGCTGTGCGGCCAGGGCCCGGCCCCCGCCGGGGCCACCATCGACCACTACACCGCGCTCGGCCTCGACCTCGTCCCCGGCACCGGCCCGCTCGCGGCGGCGGTGCCCGGCGCGTTCGACGCCTGGATGGTGCTGCTGCGCGACCACGGGACCAAGCGGCTCGCCGAGGTGCTGCGGTACGCGATCGGCTACGCCGAGCACGGCCATCCCGCGGTCGAGCGGATCGGGGAGACGGTCGAGGCGGTACGGGAGCTGTTCGAGACCGAGTGGACGACCTCGGCCGAGCTGTATCTGCCGGACGGGGAGTCCCCCGCCGCCGGGCGGCTGCTCACCAACCCCGCGCTCGCCGCCACCTGGCGGCGGCTGATCGCCGAGGCGGAGGCGGCCGGGCCGGGGCGCGAGACACAGATCGAGGCGGCCCGCCGGGTCTGGCGCGAGGGCTTCATCGCGAAGGAGCTGGCGGACGCGGCGGCCCGGCCCGCGATGGACTCGTCCGGGCAGCGCCACGCCGGGACGCTCACCGGGGACGATCTGGCGGCCTTCGAGGCCACGTACGAGGCGCCGGTCAGCCACTCCTGGAACGGCTGGACCGTGTGCAAGGCCGGGCCCTGGAGCCAGGGGCCGGTGCTGCTGCAGCAACTCGCCCTGCTGCCGGACGGGCTGACCGCGGACGACCTGGGCACGCCCGACTTCCTGCACACCCTGATCGAGGGCGGCAAGCTGGCCATGGCGGACCGCGAGGCGTGGTACGGGGACGCCGCCGACGTGCCGCTGACGGAGCTGCTCTCCCGTCCGTACAACGACGAGCGGCGGCGGCTGATCGGCGAGGGGGCCTCGTACGAGCTGCGCCCCGGGCACCCCGGGGGCCGTACGCCGCGGCTGAGCAAGCAGGCGCTGGCCGCCGTGGCCCGCGCGGCCTCCGGGGCGGCCGGACCGGTCGCCGGGCCGGGCGGCGGTGAACCGACGGTCGGCGGACCGGACCTGGGGCCGGCCCTCGGCGGACCGGCTGTCGGCGGACCGGCTCCGGGCGAACCGGTCGTCGACCCCAACGGGGTGACGCGGGGCGACACCTGCCATCTCGACGTCGTGGACCGCTGGGGCAACATGGTCGCGGCCACGCCCAGCGGCGGCTGGCTGCAGTCCAACCCCGTCATCCCCGCACTGGGCTTCCCGCTCGGCACCCGGCTCCAGATGACCTGGCTGGACCCCGGGCTGCCCAACTCCCTCACCCCCGGCCGCCGCCCCCGCACCACGCTCACCCCCTCGCTCGCGCTGCGCGGCGACACCCCCGTCATGGCCTTCGGCACCCCGGGCGGCGATCAGCAGGACCAGTGGAGCACGCACTTCTTCCTCGGCGTCGCGCTGCGGGCTCCGGTGCGCTCCGGGCTGGATCTGCAGGGCGCCATCGACGCCCCCAACTGGCACCAGGAATCCTTCCCCGGCTCCTTCCACCCGCGGGCGATGATGGCGGGACGGGTCGTCGTGGAGTCGCGGGTCGGCGAGGCCGCCGTCGCGGAGCTGCGCCGCCGCGGCCACGATGTCGTGGTCGGCGGGCCCTGGTCGGAGGGGCG